Sequence from the Myotis daubentonii chromosome 20, mMyoDau2.1, whole genome shotgun sequence genome:
AATGACTGCAATATTCTCCTATTGGGGTTCCTTTCTTCCAGCGTATTTCTTCTTAAGGACATCTATCTCACAATCAACAAACTCATATTCTTTTTACAGCATCCTCTTACTCAAAAGCCTTAAATAAATCTCCATTATCTACCGATAAACCCTCAGATCCTCGGCCTGAAGCCTGGACCAATGTTTGTTTTCACTGCCTCTCATGTAAAAATTAGTTTCTGCCAAACTGGTCTTCTCCTTGTGCTGTGAACTTTTCCGGCCATCacgttttgttttgcttttagtttTCAAACGATCCACctgcttttatcttttcttttctctaccaAAATCCAGATCGCCCCAAACCAGAGCAAactctacattaaaaaataaaagtcatggcACTGATGGTCTTTGACACACGCTTGGCCGTTTTCCGGAGCTCTCCTATGACAATGCTCGCTCAGAATTGCATTAGGTTTCCTGGTTCGGTTCAAGCTAGAAGCATCCATGAGAATAGAACCTCTGTTTTCCTTGGTTCTACGTCCCTGGAGCCTACGACTATTTCTGACATGCACACAGTTGCTGGATCAGTAAATGCCAgagttgcccagccagtgtggctcagtggttgagcgtcaacccatgagccaggaggtcacgattccattcctggtcagggcacatgcttgggttgcgggctcgatccccagaagggggcgtgcaggaggcagccgattgatgacgctctctcatcattgatgtttctatctctctctccctctcccttcctctctcagaaataaataaaaacttatttaataaATGCCAGGGCTTCTCATAAAAACAACTTGCCAGTTATTTGCTAATTGTTGACGTAGTATCCTGGCTTCATGAATGCAGGCCTAGGAATGAGGAAAACCATTTCTTCAATAGACAAGAGAAAGTGGGATGAGCTTCTCAGGATCAAGAACAAACAAAGCTTTGAAGTAACTTCTCAAAGAAATCCTCTGCGATCCACTCTCTGTGTCAGACAGTACCATCCCCTCTTCCTACGCTTATCTTGAAGAGCATGTTGAAGACTGTGACCTCACTTGGAAATACGGTCATTGCAGAAATAATAAGTTGAGATGAGGGTAGGGTGGGCCCCTGATCCAATTCGACAATTGCTTACACATATGCAGTCAATATCCTCATCAATACTGTCCTATCGAAAACATTTGCACGTCGTCAAAAATGGTTGTTTTGGGAGAGGTCACGGGAACCTGAGCTTTTCTCACAAATGAAAGATTCTCTGCAATATCAGAAATGGGAAAGGGTGGATCCCTTCAGGCCCCAAACACGGGACAGCTGCTTTTTTAAGCTAAGGACTCACATGTTCTCCTGAACGTTCCGTGACAATTCCAATCTTCTGAACTCACTTCTGGCCTCTTTCAACGTATTGATTGGCTCCGCCACCCGCAACGTGGGCTCCAAGGGCTTGTAGCGCTGCTTCAATACGTCACTGACGTCACGGAAGGGCCCCTGGCAAGACAGGACGTTTCATTACGGAGGGTTCCCTTACCGTGTTATTGATGATCGAGGCTACCGAATGCCTCCAAAGCACGGCAAGTttagcaaattaatttttttaaaatagatttttattgatttcagagaggaagggagagaaagatagcaacatcaatgatgagagaggatcatggatgggctgcctcccgcatgccccacactgggagccgagcccacaacccggcaggtgccctgaccgggaatcgaaccgagacctcctggttcataggtcgacgctcaaccactgagccacgccggccgggcctaaGTTACAACTCGTTCTTCTCTGAATTAAAAAATGCACGACACAATATTGCATCTTCAAGAAATGTCCACACTAGTACAAGTGATGATATTGAAAATGCGTTACATTAATTTTCTGTGCATCAAAAGAGTTTTTATGCTAAAACTGGTAAATCTATAGTTATCGATGCTctactttcaaattttaaaaaccatgttTCTTTGAACATAATTTGAAAAGAATCCTCTCCCTTTTTGAGTAAAAATAGTAGAAACAATTCTGAGCTTAGCTTTCAAAGAACACTACTATCAATAGAAAAAGGATACAAGCATTTTTTCCACTAAAATAAGGCTTTTAGGTGAATGTCAAATCTTCTATTTTATTCCTTCTTgtgttctttatttaaaattctttgacACAATAGCAACCATGCAATCACACAAATGCATAGCCAAGTCCAGAAGCCACAACTGGGAAAAGTGATACACCACATATCCTGCCTTTAAATTAGTAGTTACTTAGATACCAGTTATGGGAATCCACCGGTTGTCTGACGAATTAGCATCACATAATGCACAATACAAGTCAGAGGTGGCTCGGGATTTTgctgtggcattaagtacatatAGTTTTCTCTTTTTGCCATCCTTGTGCGGGAGAGAAGTGATGGAAAAGGGGCCCAGATTTCTAGTCCGATTCCTTATCCTTCCTTAACTAGGTTATCCCTAACGGGCCACAGCTGGAGTTCCTGCCGGCGCTGAGGGAAGACAGTGgactaataaaaagaaatgattcaCGCCTCATTTCTGTTCACTTATGTTTTACATTAATAGAAACCAATAATAGGAACCAGTTACCATAAAAGTCATGGACCGTAAATAACACAAATGGCAAATAAGTATCATCTAGTACTTTTCACAGCTGGACAGGAGGATTGCTATATTGGAAAGGAGTTAATGAATTTTTAttggaactttattttttaaagatacagtaACATGATTCCAAGTTCACtattaatataatatacatatgtacatatgtgtgtgtacacgtatgtgtgtatatatatatacacacacacaccatataatatatataatgtatacatCCCCATTTgctatatatgtttatatatatcttttattatgaactttaatttattatatataactagaggcccaatgcacgaaattcgtgcaaaagtaggccttcctttccccagctgccagcaccggcaaCCCCCTGGCAACCGGAacctgggcttctctctggcccccagcaggcatccaggacctcggctttccttgcagccccagcttcatccgaaAGGTCCTTTGgaaggacttctggtctaattagcatattatgcttttattactatagattactaatatatttatgtatctttatatattttatttactatatatttgatgtatatatattttttaatatattttgattgatttcagagaggaaggaagagggagagagagatagaaacatcaatgatgagagagaatcattgattggctgcctcctgcacacccactactggggatcgagcccataacccaggcatgtgccctgaccgggaatcgaaccatgacctcttgattcataggtcaacgctcaaccactgaaccacctggctgggctggagTAATTTTTTTATACAGAGAGAGGTAAACAGAGGCATGCCTGCGCACAGAACCCATAGGCAGGAGCTCTGGGAGCTTGGTGTGTGAACCAAAATAAACCCAGTTCTGGGCGGATGCTGCCTGGTGGCGGCTGTATTCCCAGTTTAAGTGTTGGTGGGGATGACAGAACCATTGCTCTCTGGGACGTTCAGGACTGTCACCCAACACATCCCACTCCACACTTTGCCTCTATCCCAGGCCACAGTGAAGATGGTCTGTTTATTTCTACTGGAGTCTTGCACTGTTTCGGGCCCTCTCTCATTCCCCAACTCATACCCTAGTACTCTTAAAAGTACTCAAAATCTAAATTATGTTTACAGTTATATGTAAAGATTATATGTAAAGGTATGGGTCATCAAAGGACAgactaaattaaatatatttgataacaATATGATCTTTCTAGCAACAACAGGTTATAATGAATACTGTTTATAACAATATTTTcagtctggctggcatggctcagtggttgagcatctactaatacctataagccaggaggccacagcttgattcccagtcgggacacatgcctgggttgctggctcaggccccagtaggggcatgcaggaggcagctgatcaatgattctcatcattgatgtttctctctccctctcccttcctctctgaaatcaataaaaaatgtatatatatatatactttttaaaaagtgggaaaaaacccccacaatatTTTCACACAAAAGGCTAGATCTTAACCAAAAATCCTGTGTGTTAACTTCCCATTCAAAACATTACACAGTTCAATACCAAAGAAATATCTGATTGCTTCCTTGGTATATGTTTTAAACATACTTTAGACTTCTTACTTAACGTTAggtcctataaaaaaaaaataattctttttgatGGTCACCAAGACAACACAACAGTCACTTTTTAACAAGCCAGCAAAGCACATGATCGACCGTGGGAAGGATCCTCGCAGGGGGCCCAAGAGTACCTGGCACTGCTTCCGGTCGATGGGCGGCAGGGTGTGGGAGCGAGGGAAGGACCGGGCGCTGGTGCAGGCCAGCCAGCTGCTGAGGCTGTGGGGCGGCTTCTGCTGGGCTTTGGGTCTCGGACGCGTCAAAGGCTTCGCCGTCTGCAGCCGTAGTTCCCTGGGGTCGGGCTCCTTTCTGAAGGGCGAGTTGTATACGCCTGGGATCTAGGACGGCAGACGCAAGTTTGATTGGGGTCTTTCATTTTCACGGGAAGTAAAAGGAAGATCAAGTTGCACTGCCACATTTTTCATACGTGTAAGGACTATGTGAAGCGACTTCTGGAGGCGAATTTCGGATTTACCAGGGGAGATCAAATTCACCACGCTCCGTCTCCACGCCAGACCCACCAGCCGTTTCAGAATCGTGCGATTCTGAAGACAAAATATGCGAAAAACCACTGAGCTATGGTTTCGACCTGCCACACAAGGTGCATTTTATATCATTgtatttatgaaaaaaacaaaacacaaaacaaaacagaagcaccTTAAGTCATTCTTTTTGTATCTAACCATTACCTAACTATGAGTGTGTATATGGACCCATATCTATAGCCACACATTCACTCAGACAAACCCAAATACACAAGGCTTGCGCCAGTTTCAGGTACGAAGTATGTACTCaagcctaactggtttggctcagtggatagagcgtcggcctgcagaccaaagggtcccaggttcaattccagtcaagggcatataccttggtttcgggctcctccccagcctgggccctggtcagggctcgtgcaggaggcaaccatcgatgtgtttctgtcacatcaatgtttctctctgtctttccctctctcttctactctccctaaaaatcagtggaaaaaaatatcctcggtcaaggattaacaacaacaaaaataataataacaaaatatgtactcagtaaacatttgtttgaATGATGATTCATTACATAATGGCAGTTATTTtaagttctttaaaataataatccgtgtgtgtgtgtgtgtgtatatatatatatgtgtgtatatatatatgataataatcacagtatatatatgtatatatatgtggatatatatatatatgtggatATATATAGAATCAAAGTggataaaataataatcaaagtggatatacagatgAATATGCATATAATACATTCAAAATAACAGCCTGTATTTTGAATTCATGTGGTTCGGAGCTCTACTTCCGTAATGTCACGGTACCCTTGCTATTCATCAATGACCTTGTCACACTGTGTCAAAAGAGTCAGGGCTTTCTTAGCACAGCACCTGCTATGCAACAGAGGGTCAGCAGATGTATGGATGACAAGCGTTCAATGCGAGTTTAGCAGATGCCCATTCTTCTGAAAATTCAATGGTGTTTGAGTTCAGAACCGTACTTGGATACCTTTTCATATACGCGCATGCATATTCACAAGGACAAGTCACACTTTAGAGGACAGTGTGATTGGCCTGTTGGCTCTGTGCGTGCTCCAGGCTCACGTAAAATGTGGATCCAGtgaccctctctctcttttccccaaaaATGTGCTTTTCTCTCACAGCCATAAATATTTCTGGTTGCTGTATTTCCCTCATGGAATCAGCAGTTCCAAGGTATTAGGATTAGTTAGGATAGTTGTCTTTGAAGACCTATCCTTGAAAATGTTCTACTTCCAGCCCAACACTCAAATCAGTGTTAACCTGCATCTAATACCACCGGCTCCGGCTGGATTCCGTGTCCTGTTCCAGGGTTACCTTGTGTGTGTCCGtctcccccaggccagcagctggCGTGCCGGGACTCTGTGCTGGGTATTTTTGCATCCCCAGAGCCTAGCAGAGTGCTTGTCCCCTAGTAGACACTAAAAATGAGGCTGACCCGgctggctcagtgattgagcatcgacctatgaaccaggaggtcacggtttgattccgattcctggtcagggcacacgccaggattgtgggctcgaccctcagtagggggtgtgcaggaggcagctgatccatgattctctctcatcattgatctctttatctctctctccctctcccttcctctctgaaatcaataaaaatatattttaagatgagGCTAGGTGCCTCTCCGGAATAACAATGCATCACGCAGACATACCCATGAGGCCTCTGCTTCACTACTGTTTTCCAAAGCCACATTCTTAGCAAAATATTTGAGGTTTATTTCAAAATCCGATCAGCTTCTTTCTGAGAAGTTATAGATTATACCCTTTTCATCTTTCAATTAGTTGTCCAGCGGATTGCCATCTAGAAATTAGAACTAACCCGAATCACCTCCCACTCAACTTTTCCTATGTTATAATCCGGGACTGAATCTTATCAGATAAAACCAActtaatgtaaatatatttaaatatttttaaaatgttttgaactAACTCTTCTTTGCGACTCCCCCGACCTCCCATACAATTTATTTGCTTAAGAAAGAACAGTGTTGAAAATGTCACAGGCAATGGTATACACCAGTTAACATTCGCTCCCTATAACACTGACTATGGAACAAGGTGGATACGTACACAGATAGTGAAATGatcttaataaaagaaaatatgtatacatatatattaaaaatagctttCAGTGGACAGTAACTTTTACGTGGATGGTaatttttaacatcttttcaGGGTGATTTTCTACAATAAGAATGTATCAAttgtaatgagaaaaaaaaacagtaagtGTTACATTAAAAAGACTATTCTGACATACAATAGAATTAAACCTACATAAGTCTATGACAGAGACAGAAGAAAATGCCATTCTGTTCAGTGATAATCTAATTAAAGGAAGTCTGTTAGCCATATCATTTCCAGATGATAATTTATGCTTTACAATGTCTGTCTACCTGGGTAACTGCCGCCGGCTATTCACGTCACCCCCATTAGAAATCTCCTCtgatccccacccccaaatttgCATGCACATGTACACAGGGGCTCGATGGGAAATGCAAATGGACCGCAGGCCTGATAGCTTCCAGAAATGGTACTCGGAAACCGCCATGGAGCCCTCCTCCTGTGGCTTCTCCTTGAAATTTAAATCAAATATAGATAGAAAATACAGtttaattgaattgaaaatgtcTCATTTAAAATCTTCCGGCTGTcgatattttagaaattaagttaATGCATTCGCTAAAGCCATCAATGGACACAGCCCGGCCCTCCCACAATCCCTGCAGCAAATACCCTGCTTGGTGGGATTGAGAAAGGATCCGTTTTAGAAATTAAGTTAATAAGTCTAGAAATTAAGttcatattttagaaattcaGTTAATGCTCTGTTTCAGAAATTCGGTTAATGCTAAAAATGTCAATGAACAGTCTGGCCCTCCCACGATCACTACAGCAAATACCCTATTCGGTTAGATTGAGAAAGGATCCATTCTAGAAATTAagttaatattttagaaattcagtTAATGCTAAAAATGTCAATGAACACAATCTGGCCCCCTCCCACGACCCCTGTAGCAAATACCCTCCTGGGTTAGGTGGAGAAAGGATCCATTTAATTATTCTTCTTGCAGTAAATCAAACGACATGAACTTACTCTTGTCCTGGTTGCTCTAGTTGATCTGTAAGCCACCTGTGACTCACGGCTTGTTGTGAGTTTCTAAAAATATTCCTAGGAGCCACCAAGGACCAAGTTCGTCCTCAGGGACTAGGACCCATTTCTCAGCCTCCACATTTTTCACAGCCCGGAAGGGCGGCTGCCACACTCGCATGTGGGACTTCATTCTCTGCAATCATTTTCTAGAGTGACCAGCACTATGGGGAAATctctgctgtttttttttaaaaaaccagcctACAACTGAGTTATTTGCAGTACTGTCATGCTAACATTCAGCTCAATAAGACCCAGGGGTTCGCAGGAGAGGACTCCGCTAACTGCCTCCTGCTGACCTCCCTGCATCAGGCCTGGCTGCCGACTGGGGGCCCAGCGGTGAAGATAGCAAATGAGCTGTGAAAgcgctggttttttttttttaaaggctctgaTCTGACTCGTcaaaagggaggggggggggggggggaaagaaggcAATGAGTTAtataatagatatatatttttcttgaattcCTCCCTTCAGACCCTCCATCATGGGGACTTAAGCATGACCTGGAATATTAATTACGCGGGGCTGAGCAGCGAGCAAACGTGCCATTTGTTACCCAGTCACCCTTAGCGTTACATTCATATTTTGAACTATTCCGTGTTTCTAACAATCTATCAGTCGGCTCTTTTCTTTCCGGATTTTATGCTTCTCCTTGAGTATTACATGGgaaagtacttaaaaaaaaaaaacacccccaaaacGCAACTGATTTGAAAACGAATGGACATCCTTTTTACATGTGGAGCatctactgtttttttttttttttatttcacagagaaTGTCTTTCTGATCGGTTTCCTTTCCAAGGCTGACCTTTATTTTGTAATTGCCTGGGGGAAGCTATGTCTaatttccccccttcttttttttgttatggAGCCTTACTCTTAACACAagtttctgtaaaataaaaaagaacttgaAATAGGGCTGTGTGTACCTCAGGCTCCCAAAGCGCGTTTATGAGGCTTCCATTTCCTGTGTCGCCGTCTGAGAAATCCTAATTCCTCGTGATTTCAAAGTCACTGCTATTCGGGGAGCATTCGGCTCTTACTTCTGCAGATGGCAGGAGCACAGCAAAGAGGAGTCACCGATGGCCACAAAAATGGAACCAAATTAGAAAGCATTTGCCTGCTCCACAATTCAGAATTTGTGAATACTGCGAGAGAGAAGCAGTTTCAAAGGAGGgctatattttcctttctttctatatatttgtaaatatattttcattgatttcagagagaaagggagagggagagagagatagaaacatcagtgatgagagagaatcactgatcggctgcctcctgcacgccccacactggggatcaagtccgcaacctgggcatgtgtccttgaccagatttgaacccgggacccgtAACTATATTTGGGTCctaagttttcatttaaaaaaaaaaatgcgttgagcctcgctggtgtggctcagtggctgagctgcgacctatgaaccaggaggtcacggttcgattcctggtcagggcacatgcctgggttgtaggctccatccccagtgtggggcatgcaggtggcagccaatcaaggattctctgtcatcattgatgtttccatcactccccctctcctt
This genomic interval carries:
- the SPATA17 gene encoding spermatogenesis-associated protein 17 — encoded protein: MREREEKKADLEREEKKRDYAARKMHYLLSTKQIPGVYNSPFRKEPDPRELRLQTAKPLTRPRPKAQQKPPHSLSSWLACTSARSFPRSHTLPPIDRKQCQGPFRDVSDVLKQRYKPLEPTLRVAEPINTLKEARSEFRRLELSRNVQENMFLPFSSYHKKERYVPSIHLSSKYGPDAYGSHRFRDESPNKWIGGKDFQTILPSFDLFSKYGKSYSKAGQIL